The Aerococcus loyolae genome contains the following window.
ATCCAGCAATTTATCAAGATGGCCCAACTCGCTGAACAAGCCGGAGTGGATATCTTCCACCTGGGGGAATCCCACCAAAAATATTTTGTTTCCCAAGCCCATATGGTGATACTATCCGCCATTGCCCAAGCTACATCAAAAATTAAAATAGGAAGTTCGGCCACCATCATCTCCACCTCGGACCCAGTGAGAGTCTATGAAAATGCTGCCACCATTGACTTGATTTCTGATGGACGCATGGAAGTTGTTGCCGGACGGGCGTCCCGTTTAGGTATTTTTGAACTCTTAGGCTACGATGTGAAGGACTATGAAGCCCTCTATGAAGAAAAATTTGACCTCCTTCTTCAAATTAACGAAAATGAAGTAGTCAACTGGGAAGGCGAATTTCGTGCTCCCCTCCACGACGCTGAGGTAATCCCACGGGCTAAAAATGGACTCCCCATTTGGCGGGCTGTCGGCGGACCACCGGACTCCGCTATCAAAGCTGCGCTCAAGGGCGTTCCTATGTATATCACTACCCTAGGCGGTTCAGCAGAATACTTTAAACAATCCATTGACATCTACCGGTCCATTCTTAGCGAAAAAGGCTACGAT
Protein-coding sequences here:
- a CDS encoding LLM class flavin-dependent oxidoreductase: MTIENPHIIPQIDTSQGIEFGLYSLGDHMPNPQTGEEISAQERIQQFIKMAQLAEQAGVDIFHLGESHQKYFVSQAHMVILSAIAQATSKIKIGSSATIISTSDPVRVYENAATIDLISDGRMEVVAGRASRLGIFELLGYDVKDYEALYEEKFDLLLQINENEVVNWEGEFRAPLHDAEVIPRAKNGLPIWRAVGGPPDSAIKAALKGVPMYITTLGGSAEYFKQSIDIYRSILSEKGYDVESMPVTTSGFLYVNEDQDTAFKEFYPHLDTGMRRVNGTGFNKRLFSQGKDYRDALTVGDPQLIIDKILYQHELYNNQRYTAQIDFGGIPFKDILHMIDILGETIIPAVKKYTKSDQ